In one Triplophysa dalaica isolate WHDGS20190420 chromosome 9, ASM1584641v1, whole genome shotgun sequence genomic region, the following are encoded:
- the nudt8 gene encoding nucleoside diphosphate-linked moiety X motif 8 isoform X3: MKSLASSLAIFSSALGWFVLSCEDAVLSVGHFEREARSVTAVQSSGLHTDAHRWNASDMCLSAGNEARCKRSMRPNAALYERGEKSWAAVLVCLCVVSGQPALLFTLRSAKLKGRHKGDVSFAGGKNDALDRTVVDTALREACEELGIHITEDQVWGVLKPLRDTSGMMIAPVLANLGALEALSFKPNPSEVEEIFTLTLEHLCQPQNRGYTHFRTGDRYGYTLPVFHSPKYRVWGLTAVVVDHTLKLIVSPRQELDHSLVR; this comes from the exons ATGAAGTCTCTCGCGTCATCCCTTGCTATTTTTTCCTCGGCTCTCGGCTGGTTTGTGTTGTCCTGTGAAG ATGCGGTGCTGTCAGTGGGACATTTTGAAAGAGAAGCCAGATCAGTGACTGCAGTCCAAAGCAGTGGGCTCCACACAGATGCACACCGGTGGAACGCGTCAGACATGTGTTTGTCCGCAGGAAATGAGGCGCGATGCAAGCGCTCCATGCGACCCAATGCTGCTCTGTACGAACGTGGAGAAAAGAGCTGGGCGGCAGtgctggtgtgtttgtgtgttgtgagcGGGCAGCCCGCCTTGCTCTTCACTCTCAGATCTGCAAAGTTAAAAGGAAGACACAAGGGAGATGTGAG TTTTGCAGGGGGCAAGAACGATGCCTTGGACAGAACTGTTGTTGATACAGCCCTTCGAGAAGCTTGTGAGGAGCTGGGAATCCACATTACGGAAGATCAAGTGTGGGGCGTTCTTAAACCACTGCGTGACACG TCTGGAATGATGATTGCGCCTGTACTAGCCAATCTTGGAGCACTGGAAGCACTGTCATTTAAACCCAATCCAAGTGAG gtGGAGGAGATTTTTACCCTTACACTTGAGCATTTATGTCAACCACAAAACCGAGGCTACACTCATTTCCGCACCGGCGACCGTTATGGCTACACGCTCCCCGTGTTTCACAGTCCCAAGTATCGAGTGTGGGGTCTTACGGCGGTGGTTGTGGATCACACGCTTAAACTCATCGTGTCTCCAAGGCAAGAGTTGGACCACAGTTTGGTCCGGTAG
- the nudt8 gene encoding nucleoside diphosphate-linked moiety X motif 8 isoform X2 — protein MLPLNVVTKHKKQSKGDILSISNTDAVLSVGHFEREARSVTAVQSSGLHTDAHRWNASDMCLSAGNEARCKRSMRPNAALYERGEKSWAAVLVCLCVVSGQPALLFTLRSAKLKGRHKGDVSFAGGKNDALDRTVVDTALREACEELGIHITEDQVWGVLKPLRDTSGMMIAPVLANLGALEALSFKPNPSEVEEIFTLTLEHLCQPQNRGYTHFRTGDRYGYTLPVFHSPKYRVWGLTAVVVDHTLKLIVSPRQELDHSLVR, from the exons ATGTTGCCTTTAAATGTcgtaacaaaacataaaaaacaaagcaaaggaGACATCCTAAGCATATCTAACACAGATGCGGTGCTGTCAGTGGGACATTTTGAAAGAGAAGCCAGATCAGTGACTGCAGTCCAAAGCAGTGGGCTCCACACAGATGCACACCGGTGGAACGCGTCAGACATGTGTTTGTCCGCAGGAAATGAGGCGCGATGCAAGCGCTCCATGCGACCCAATGCTGCTCTGTACGAACGTGGAGAAAAGAGCTGGGCGGCAGtgctggtgtgtttgtgtgttgtgagcGGGCAGCCCGCCTTGCTCTTCACTCTCAGATCTGCAAAGTTAAAAGGAAGACACAAGGGAGATGTGAG TTTTGCAGGGGGCAAGAACGATGCCTTGGACAGAACTGTTGTTGATACAGCCCTTCGAGAAGCTTGTGAGGAGCTGGGAATCCACATTACGGAAGATCAAGTGTGGGGCGTTCTTAAACCACTGCGTGACACG TCTGGAATGATGATTGCGCCTGTACTAGCCAATCTTGGAGCACTGGAAGCACTGTCATTTAAACCCAATCCAAGTGAG gtGGAGGAGATTTTTACCCTTACACTTGAGCATTTATGTCAACCACAAAACCGAGGCTACACTCATTTCCGCACCGGCGACCGTTATGGCTACACGCTCCCCGTGTTTCACAGTCCCAAGTATCGAGTGTGGGGTCTTACGGCGGTGGTTGTGGATCACACGCTTAAACTCATCGTGTCTCCAAGGCAAGAGTTGGACCACAGTTTGGTCCGGTAG
- the nudt8 gene encoding nucleoside diphosphate-linked moiety X motif 8 isoform X4 yields MKSLASSLAIFSSALGWFVLSCEGNEARCKRSMRPNAALYERGEKSWAAVLVCLCVVSGQPALLFTLRSAKLKGRHKGDVSFAGGKNDALDRTVVDTALREACEELGIHITEDQVWGVLKPLRDTSGMMIAPVLANLGALEALSFKPNPSEVEEIFTLTLEHLCQPQNRGYTHFRTGDRYGYTLPVFHSPKYRVWGLTAVVVDHTLKLIVSPRQELDHSLVR; encoded by the exons ATGAAGTCTCTCGCGTCATCCCTTGCTATTTTTTCCTCGGCTCTCGGCTGGTTTGTGTTGTCCTGTGAAG GAAATGAGGCGCGATGCAAGCGCTCCATGCGACCCAATGCTGCTCTGTACGAACGTGGAGAAAAGAGCTGGGCGGCAGtgctggtgtgtttgtgtgttgtgagcGGGCAGCCCGCCTTGCTCTTCACTCTCAGATCTGCAAAGTTAAAAGGAAGACACAAGGGAGATGTGAG TTTTGCAGGGGGCAAGAACGATGCCTTGGACAGAACTGTTGTTGATACAGCCCTTCGAGAAGCTTGTGAGGAGCTGGGAATCCACATTACGGAAGATCAAGTGTGGGGCGTTCTTAAACCACTGCGTGACACG TCTGGAATGATGATTGCGCCTGTACTAGCCAATCTTGGAGCACTGGAAGCACTGTCATTTAAACCCAATCCAAGTGAG gtGGAGGAGATTTTTACCCTTACACTTGAGCATTTATGTCAACCACAAAACCGAGGCTACACTCATTTCCGCACCGGCGACCGTTATGGCTACACGCTCCCCGTGTTTCACAGTCCCAAGTATCGAGTGTGGGGTCTTACGGCGGTGGTTGTGGATCACACGCTTAAACTCATCGTGTCTCCAAGGCAAGAGTTGGACCACAGTTTGGTCCGGTAG
- the nudt8 gene encoding nucleoside diphosphate-linked moiety X motif 8 isoform X1 produces the protein MFRAFQMKNSVNLLRIHRLLLLTLRDSARERTVTSLQLYDIRRYTSFQTSPTSIQNFSTLSRRLSAISDTFKVVHPSNTILIYLPTQFLLGDIVYRFLSRANKAKTFLLLCTSLLAPLSVLAWSKCMLPLNVVTKHKKQSKGDILSISNTDAVLSVGHFEREARSVTAVQSSGLHTDAHRWNASDMCLSAGNEARCKRSMRPNAALYERGEKSWAAVLVCLCVVSGQPALLFTLRSAKLKGRHKGDVSFAGGKNDALDRTVVDTALREACEELGIHITEDQVWGVLKPLRDTSGMMIAPVLANLGALEALSFKPNPSEVEEIFTLTLEHLCQPQNRGYTHFRTGDRYGYTLPVFHSPKYRVWGLTAVVVDHTLKLIVSPRQELDHSLVR, from the exons ATGTTTAGAGCTTTTCAAATGAAGAACTCAGTAAATCTGCTCCGGATCCACAGGTTGTTGCTGCTTACGCTGAGAGACTCTGCACGTGAACGGACAGTCACTTCATTGCAACTTTATGATATTCGCAGATATACCAGCTTTCAAACCTCACCCACCTCTATTCAAAACTTCTCTACACTTTCCAGGAGACTCTCGGCTATTTCGGATACTTTCAAGGTTGTTCATCCATCGAATACAATTCTGATATATCTTCCCACTCAGTTTCTGTTAGGTGATATTGTTTATAGGTTTCTTAGCAGAGCGAACAAAGCAAAGacttttttgcttttgtgtaCATCCCTGTTAGCACCTCTTTCTGTTCTAGCCTGGAGCAAATGCATGTTGCCTTTAAATGTcgtaacaaaacataaaaaacaaagcaaaggaGACATCCTAAGCATATCTAACACAGATGCGGTGCTGTCAGTGGGACATTTTGAAAGAGAAGCCAGATCAGTGACTGCAGTCCAAAGCAGTGGGCTCCACACAGATGCACACCGGTGGAACGCGTCAGACATGTGTTTGTCCGCAGGAAATGAGGCGCGATGCAAGCGCTCCATGCGACCCAATGCTGCTCTGTACGAACGTGGAGAAAAGAGCTGGGCGGCAGtgctggtgtgtttgtgtgttgtgagcGGGCAGCCCGCCTTGCTCTTCACTCTCAGATCTGCAAAGTTAAAAGGAAGACACAAGGGAGATGTGAG TTTTGCAGGGGGCAAGAACGATGCCTTGGACAGAACTGTTGTTGATACAGCCCTTCGAGAAGCTTGTGAGGAGCTGGGAATCCACATTACGGAAGATCAAGTGTGGGGCGTTCTTAAACCACTGCGTGACACG TCTGGAATGATGATTGCGCCTGTACTAGCCAATCTTGGAGCACTGGAAGCACTGTCATTTAAACCCAATCCAAGTGAG gtGGAGGAGATTTTTACCCTTACACTTGAGCATTTATGTCAACCACAAAACCGAGGCTACACTCATTTCCGCACCGGCGACCGTTATGGCTACACGCTCCCCGTGTTTCACAGTCCCAAGTATCGAGTGTGGGGTCTTACGGCGGTGGTTGTGGATCACACGCTTAAACTCATCGTGTCTCCAAGGCAAGAGTTGGACCACAGTTTGGTCCGGTAG
- the nudt8 gene encoding nucleoside diphosphate-linked moiety X motif 8 isoform X5 — MCLSAGNEARCKRSMRPNAALYERGEKSWAAVLVCLCVVSGQPALLFTLRSAKLKGRHKGDVSFAGGKNDALDRTVVDTALREACEELGIHITEDQVWGVLKPLRDTSGMMIAPVLANLGALEALSFKPNPSEVEEIFTLTLEHLCQPQNRGYTHFRTGDRYGYTLPVFHSPKYRVWGLTAVVVDHTLKLIVSPRQELDHSLVR, encoded by the exons ATGTGTTTGTCCGCAGGAAATGAGGCGCGATGCAAGCGCTCCATGCGACCCAATGCTGCTCTGTACGAACGTGGAGAAAAGAGCTGGGCGGCAGtgctggtgtgtttgtgtgttgtgagcGGGCAGCCCGCCTTGCTCTTCACTCTCAGATCTGCAAAGTTAAAAGGAAGACACAAGGGAGATGTGAG TTTTGCAGGGGGCAAGAACGATGCCTTGGACAGAACTGTTGTTGATACAGCCCTTCGAGAAGCTTGTGAGGAGCTGGGAATCCACATTACGGAAGATCAAGTGTGGGGCGTTCTTAAACCACTGCGTGACACG TCTGGAATGATGATTGCGCCTGTACTAGCCAATCTTGGAGCACTGGAAGCACTGTCATTTAAACCCAATCCAAGTGAG gtGGAGGAGATTTTTACCCTTACACTTGAGCATTTATGTCAACCACAAAACCGAGGCTACACTCATTTCCGCACCGGCGACCGTTATGGCTACACGCTCCCCGTGTTTCACAGTCCCAAGTATCGAGTGTGGGGTCTTACGGCGGTGGTTGTGGATCACACGCTTAAACTCATCGTGTCTCCAAGGCAAGAGTTGGACCACAGTTTGGTCCGGTAG
- the nudt8 gene encoding nucleoside diphosphate-linked moiety X motif 8 isoform X6, whose product MRPNAALYERGEKSWAAVLVCLCVVSGQPALLFTLRSAKLKGRHKGDVSFAGGKNDALDRTVVDTALREACEELGIHITEDQVWGVLKPLRDTSGMMIAPVLANLGALEALSFKPNPSEVEEIFTLTLEHLCQPQNRGYTHFRTGDRYGYTLPVFHSPKYRVWGLTAVVVDHTLKLIVSPRQELDHSLVR is encoded by the exons ATGCGACCCAATGCTGCTCTGTACGAACGTGGAGAAAAGAGCTGGGCGGCAGtgctggtgtgtttgtgtgttgtgagcGGGCAGCCCGCCTTGCTCTTCACTCTCAGATCTGCAAAGTTAAAAGGAAGACACAAGGGAGATGTGAG TTTTGCAGGGGGCAAGAACGATGCCTTGGACAGAACTGTTGTTGATACAGCCCTTCGAGAAGCTTGTGAGGAGCTGGGAATCCACATTACGGAAGATCAAGTGTGGGGCGTTCTTAAACCACTGCGTGACACG TCTGGAATGATGATTGCGCCTGTACTAGCCAATCTTGGAGCACTGGAAGCACTGTCATTTAAACCCAATCCAAGTGAG gtGGAGGAGATTTTTACCCTTACACTTGAGCATTTATGTCAACCACAAAACCGAGGCTACACTCATTTCCGCACCGGCGACCGTTATGGCTACACGCTCCCCGTGTTTCACAGTCCCAAGTATCGAGTGTGGGGTCTTACGGCGGTGGTTGTGGATCACACGCTTAAACTCATCGTGTCTCCAAGGCAAGAGTTGGACCACAGTTTGGTCCGGTAG